A window of Anaerolineae bacterium contains these coding sequences:
- a CDS encoding DsbA family protein has protein sequence MVRKKVHPVSTPRPQTRFSPGWVASLLVALLVGLFAGYHWGYTNARQQQAAAVTPPPSRANAVPANNEPQRFEVSADDDPARGSEDAPVVIIEFSDYQCPFCRRFRQQTFDRLFETYGDQIRFVYRDFPLTQIHPEAVNAAIAANCAGEQGQYWAYHDKLFEQAQGLSHEAYLAYAKELGLDMEAFQACLQDPAQEKEVLADWDAGVQLGVTGTPTFFINGIPVVGAQPFEVFQQIIDQELQKSP, from the coding sequence ATGGTTCGCAAAAAGGTGCACCCTGTATCCACGCCGCGTCCCCAGACGCGTTTCTCCCCCGGCTGGGTGGCCAGCCTCCTGGTCGCCCTGCTGGTGGGCCTGTTCGCCGGGTATCACTGGGGATACACCAACGCCAGGCAACAGCAAGCCGCTGCGGTCACGCCGCCGCCCAGCCGGGCCAACGCCGTCCCGGCGAACAACGAGCCCCAGCGCTTCGAGGTCTCGGCCGACGACGACCCCGCCCGCGGGTCGGAAGACGCGCCGGTGGTCATCATCGAGTTCTCGGATTACCAGTGTCCCTTCTGCCGCCGCTTCCGCCAGCAAACCTTTGACCGCCTTTTCGAAACCTATGGCGACCAGATTCGCTTTGTCTATCGTGACTTTCCGCTGACGCAAATCCATCCCGAGGCGGTGAACGCCGCCATTGCCGCCAACTGCGCCGGGGAACAGGGGCAGTACTGGGCCTATCACGACAAACTTTTCGAGCAGGCCCAGGGATTGAGCCACGAGGCCTACCTGGCTTACGCTAAGGAACTGGGGCTGGATATGGAAGCCTTCCAGGCCTGCCTGCAGGACCCGGCTCAGGAGAAGGAAGTGCTGGCCGACTGGGATGCCGGTGTCCAACTGGGCGTTACCGGAACCCCCACCTTTTTTATCAACGGGATCCCGGTGGTGGGTGCCCAGCCCTTTGAAGTGTTTCAGCAGATCATCGACCAGGAATTGCAGAAGTCCCCTTGA